GTTCATGTCTGATGGTTGGATGTTGCATCAATACTTCGCGCCCTATTGAATTCCTAGGCAGGGAGAAGTCACATCCTACAGCCTGGACATCAGGGCCGATTATCGACGCGCATAAATGCGTTGTATACCTCGCGTCCCATTAACTCGTAGCCAGAATCGTTTGGGTGCAGACCATCTCCGCTGTCATAGCGCGATTTCAACATTGGTCTTGAGTCATTCTGTCGAGCGTCCAGTAGCTGGTCAAAGTCTACGATGCTATCGTAGATGTGCTCGTTCAGAGCGCTAGTCCGAATCCATTGATTAACCTCTTGCCTTACGGCTTCGCCCGCTTCCGAAAAATAAGCTGCTCTCCCGAATGGCGTAAGGGTTGCGCCAATCACCTTGATGCCTTGAAGATGAGCGCGCTGGGACAGGTCTCTGTACGCCGCTTCTATTTGCCGTGCAGTCGGTCTGGTTGCTGACGGCTGCGCGGCTGGACCATAGCCGAGTCCTATGTCATTAATACCCACTGCCAGGACCAGGAACTTGACGTTCGACTGGTGCAGCACGTCGCGATCGAAGCGCGACAACGCCGCCGGCCCACCACCATTCTGAAAGATACGATTTCCCCCAATCCCCTCATTCAAGACCCCGATTCGTTTCATGTCAGTTCTGGATTGCAGCGTTCTTGCGAGGACATCCGGCCACGCCTCGTTCCTGTTCGGCGTGCTATGGACACCCTGAGTAATGCTATCGCCGAGGCAGACGATCGCTCCGGCATCGGAATACGACTCAGCCTCCGATTGCACATCGACAGCGACAAGAAACGGATACGCGTCAGAAGAACTCTGTTCTCGCATCCGTAAGGAAAGCAACTGATTTCCGGGCGCGGTATAGTTGGTCGTGTTTGCCTTTGGGTGTACAGTCATCACGTGAATCGTTTCGGGTGGTACGAGAATGCTGACCGCGAGATCAGATAACGGGGCTAATGCAAGCGAAACAGAATCACTGGTGAGGCTTTTTCCGGCAGCTATATTTGCCTGCGGCATACCATTAAAGGTCAGCAGCTCAGGTGTAGACTTCAGTGTGCCGGCCTGTGCGGCCACGGCTATGCTGACACCATCAATTCTGAGAGTGTCTGTACCGAATACGTTACTAAGCCGAATTCGTACAGCACGGCCTCCGGTCGACACATGCACGATCTCCCGGATCGTTTCCGGAGCTGTCCCAATTCCATCGGTGGTGAATTCAATACGCGGTGCAGCTGACCAAGTTCCCGTCCAGCCGCTCGAGCCACCGGATTGACCATGGCAAACAGATGCGGCGGAAACCAGCAGCCAAGCAAATGAAGGTAGGAGGTGTCTCATAGGTAGTCCATCTCTCTCAATGGCAAGTAGTAGGGTAGGGACGAATCACCGGTTTTAACGCTCCGCACAGAGCGTTAGGCGGAATTATCTTGCAGGGACACCCGCCCGCTTCTCGGAACGGAGGCCGTTCGCTCATAGACCTCGCAGCTTGGAGCGTCAACAGCATGTCTCAGCTAGTGCGGATTTCCAGCGGGCACGCCTGTTTTGTACCGGGTCTCGATTACCTGCCTGATCCAAAAACGTTTGACCGCATGCGAGCCCTGCATAATTGTCTATCTTGGTGTTATGTTCGTAAGACGCCCCCTCGGCCTTGTAACATCAACGCGAGGAATCGATGCTCTTGGTTCCCATTATCGAGCGAGCAAACGGGATTCGAAACGTAATCAAATTTCCATGAACCTCATTTAGGGACTCCTACGCTTCCGGGAATCCGAGTGCTTTGCATAAATTCAAGTTGCCATTTGCCTGACTTCCTTTCCAGGAAACCAGACTCTAGCCAGCTTTGATCTGACTTGATCTGTCCCGTAGTAATTGTGCCCTTGTTCAGGTACGCGATCCACGCAACATCCCCGACAACATGTACGTCTGGCTCCGTGATATTCCACTCAATCTGTTTTCCTGAGGCGTGTAAACGCTTCATGAAGGCCATAACCGAGTCTTTGTCAAACCGTGACCCGTTGTCAAAGATATAAAAGTCTTGTGTGACTACAGAGTTGAGTTCCGTCTGGTCTTCGTTCCTCAAGGCGACGAGTAACGTTCTGACGACATCCGTGATGGACCGCTCATCGACCGCTGTCGCTTTTTGTGCCTTCAGGCGAAGAGTACTTGTGAGGACGAACATAACCAGAAGAGCCGAGATCGATGCGGTAGTATGGCGACGTGTCAAGAATCCTCCATTTCATGGTTCATTTGAAAAGAGGAGCAAGGTTCTGTCCCCTTTGCGCGAATTGTTAAAAGCTGCCCGTGGCCCAACGCGAGTGCGGATCGGAGCCCGTTGAGGAACAACGCAGACACCTGAGTTTCCGGATGGCGTCATGTGTATCAACCGGTCGTTTTGTGTCACAGTACCTTGGATGGAAGAACGTTAGTGGCATACCAGGAATTTATGGTTAGTCCGGGACCGCGCTGTGCCGTTCCGCACGTCAACAGCGATCCGTTGTCGTAGTACATCGAAACAACAGGGTTGGGGTAGTTATAGCGAGTTCCTCCGAATGCCGTCGGACCGCCCCAATCCCAGAAACTCATCTCCAAACCAATTCCTTTACTCTGAATGTAGTTAAGAAAGAAGAGAAGGAAGGCTGGGTTGGTTGGACCGCAATAATAGCCCTGACCCCATTCCGTGATGATCACAGGATTGCTTGCGGCAAAGTTCCCAAAACTGTTGTCCAGGAATGCTTGTTCGTTCCGCTCTTCTTCGCTGGATTCTTGGAAAGTATACGGATGGGCCGCATAGGCAGTCTGATTCAGACTATCGGTCAGAGTTGGGGCTCCCGTCAGAATTCCGGCATGCGCGAGGCCGTCAGCGATAACGACGTTCTTCGCACCTTCAGCACGTACGCTGGCGATCGTCGAGTTCATCGCCGTGACCCAATCTTGCCAATCAGATGGTTGCACAGCCTGGTCCGGGCCAGTGCCCGGCTCGTTGAACAACTCGAGCAGAATACCTTTATCGTTCTTGAATGCAGGCACGAGTTGTGCCCATACGCGCTGCGTTGCTGAGTTCGGCAAGTCTGTTGGATTCGGATCTTGCGTAATCGACTCATCCTGAACACCCACAATGACTGTGAGACCCGCTTTCCTGGCTTCTTGAACCGCGCCAATGAATCCATTCACAAAAGATTCCGAATAGAGCTTGGTGTTTTGAGGATCGCCGACTGTTTGGCCAAGCATAACGCGGACCGAGTCGGCGCCGGCGTTTGCCATGTCTGTATATTCCTGCGGCGAGTAGTAAGCTTGCGCTTGTGTCTCGAAGTTGGGCACATTCTGTTCGTTTGGGGACGCTTGAAATGCAACTTGGAAAAATCCATGTGGTACCCACGGCTTTCCATCGCGCAAGAGTTGCTTGTTCACAATTGAAACCTGTCCCGGTAGATTAGAGCCGTTCGCAGGAGGATTGGGTGCTGTGGAGTTGGCCCCGCACCCGGTTGTCATGAGAGTCAGCGCCTGCACAAGGAGCCCCGTGACCACGAGTTGATTCTGGCGAGAAAAGTGCATGTTTCTTTTACCTCGGAGATTGATAGTCCGCTGGCGGCAAACTGTTGCGGGCCGCTGTCAACCGAACATCTTTTAGATTTTCGATGCGATCCCGAAGAGCTCAAAAAGGTATCTTTCGGACAAGAAGCCGGCAATTGAAGTCAAACCGCCTCGAATTGAGCCACATGCTTACGGAATGGTTGCTGACGATTGTAAGCGAGGGATCGCCAGACCCTTTCCAGAGGTCCCATCTTGAAGAAGTTAAGCCACAGTGTCGCAAGCAACAACTGAGCAATCATTACGGCGAGAGCAATCGAGGCGAGTCCAAACCAACCGAAGCGCCCGAAAAGCCCGGATGCAAAACCGGGATATAAGATTCGCATCCCAAGAAAATTCTGAATAAGGTAGAGGGAGAAGCGGTGCGGCCTGCCGCCTTGAAAGGAATGAGTAGGCGCAGACCAGGAGGGGTCCTAACGATGAGGTTGATGAGTGCAACATGGCCGCGCTACACCAACCATTAGCCACTCAGGACGCGCAGGCTATCGCCCAGCGGGCTGCGAGATTAGCCTCCCTTCGCCCCCACCCGCATCGGCTTCCTTCGGCTGCCAGCCAAGCAGGCGTGCGTCACCGAATTGCTCATAGACGCTATGGCCCATATTGCTAATGTTGACGAGGAAATGAGTAGAATGGCAATGCCGCGTTGGATGTCGAGAACAGCGATGCGCTCGCTGGCATCTTTGGAGCTAGCGTTGGTGGTTTCATTGCGCATCCGCCCGCTTTTGCAGAAGAAACACCATCCAAGGAGCGTTAGAGAGCTCACTGATCCAGTCACACTGGTACCTGTCGTCGACCGAGGCAAGCGGACTTCGCTTTTCCAAAAGCATTAGCGTTGTTTTCTGGAAGATCGCCTCATAGTTTGCTTCCGTACAGAGGATGTCTTCTACGAGACGTCGACTACCTGCGTCCTTAATCAACACCCTAACCTTATCTCCATCCCTCGCTATCTTGTTTTCCGGGAACTCGGACGTACTGAAGGAAACCCATTCACGCATGTAAAGTTCGGGAGATGATGCGACGAGGATGCTCCGACCATCCGGCTTCAATACTCGGCTGATCTCGTTTAGTGTTTCGATCTTCTCTCCTGCAGTCGCAATTGTGTCGAACGGCCACATGGAGAGAACCAAATCGAACTGCCCATCCCTGAAAGCTTGAAGGTTCCCCGGCTCGATTAGTCGGTAGTCCGCCTCTGCGTCCTGCTCGCGGGCCTCCGCTATCATGGCCTCCGATATGTCAACGCCTATGGCAGAGAAACCATGACTGCGCAAAAATCTGGTTGATCGGCCTGCGCCACACCCGTAGTCCAGAGCGTTCCCGGACATGTCATATGTCTCGAACAAGTGAGCGACGTCTCGATAGGCGATATTATATGTATTCTCGGTGCCCAGCTTAGCGTACGAGGCAGCAAGAACGTTGTCATTGTAGGGATTGGGGAAGGACAATTAGGTCTCCGATTGAGTGTTGACGATCGTTTATGCAGCGGCTGCTGCAATGGGTTAGGGTGGGAGTAGCTCCCCTTTGAATCTAAGGCAATTTGGAAGAACAGTCCGAGGTTCAATAACTGGCTTGTGCTCGCAAAAGACAAGGCCTCCCTCACTTGAAGTGCAGTTGTCCGATTTCCGCTCAGGGTGAAATACAATCCTGACCGGCAGTAGATCAATACGTCTGAAAGTCCCTATGCTCCGCCTCGCACAAGTCGAGATCGGCGCACGCCGTACAGGCCGTAGATCGTAAGGCCGATAGCAGACCACAAGGGTAGAACCAGCTTGGCCTCTCGCGACAAAAAGAGAAACAGGACGAAGCACCCTAGACACGAGACCGAGGCCACGAACCACACAGCTGGAGTGCGGAAGGGACGGTTGCGACTGGGTTCTGTGTATCTCAGTCGCAGAACTGCAAGCGATACAAGGAAGAACGCGAAGAGCGTTCCAGAATTTGCGATAGCCGCTAGACGGCCTACCGGTAACAAGGCGGAAGCGAACGCCACGGCTATTCCTGTGCATAGGGTCACGACGTAGGGTGTCTTCCATCGCGGATGTGTACGAGCTAGGCGGTCGGGAATAAGGCCATCGCGAGCCATCACAAAAAAGATACGTGTCTGACCGTAAATAAGCATCATCACGACCGACGGCAACGCAATGAAAGCAGCCAGGCCAAGCCAACCGGCAGCAGCAGGGTGACCGAGCTGGCGGAGAATAGAGGCGAGTCCTTCGTGAGAGCAGGCGAGCGACTGGTGCGAGCCCGATGCAAGCTGATCGCAACGTTCAGCCAATGTCTTTGAGCCCGCAAGTAATGGTACCCCGTCGATATTCTTCATGGGTTGAGCGCCGAACGTACCCGCAGCACCGATTGCAACAAGCAAATAGGTGAGTGTCACCACCAAGAGCGCTCCAAAGAGACCGATGGGCAGGTTTCTTTGAGGGTTTCTCGTTTCCTCCGCAGCTGTGGCCACTGCATCAAAACCGATGAATGTGAAGAAAATAGAAGCGGCAGCGTTCGTGATGCCCGCAACCCCAAGCGGGGCGAACGGATGGAAATTGGTATCCTTGATCGCAGGTAATGACATTACCACGAACGATCCTAGTGCTAAGACTTTTACCGTGACAAAGAACGCGTTCACACGTGCGCTCTCCTGAGTACCAACCACGAGGAGTAAAGTCACAACAAGACACAATAAGACTGCGGGAAGGTTAATTATACCGCCGCCGTATGGGCCGTTTGTAAACTTAACCGGAAGGACGACATGCAACGCTGAGTGCTCAAGTAGTCCCACCAGATATCCCGACCACCCCACAGCCACTGCGCTTGCCGAAATAGCATACTCGAGAACTAATGCCCAGCCGACGATCCATGCCCAGAATTCCCCAAAGCTGGCATATACGTATACGTATGCCGCTCCCGAGATAGGAGCCATAGCTGCTAGTTCTGCGTAGCATAGTGTAGCTATCCCACAGACAATGGCGGCAAGAATGAAAGACACAATCATTCCCGGGCCTGCTTCCTGGGCAGCCTGAGATGTCAAAACGAAGATTCCGGTGCCAATCGTCGATCCAACTCCAAAAAGTGTGAGCTGCACTGGTCCTAAAGAACGTAAGAGCGGGTTACGCTCAGACTGTTCAAGGCTGGTATCAAGCGACTTTACTCTCCACATATCGCGCCACCTCGTCAAAACACTCTAAAAATAAGAACTTTTGGTTTGGGGGAAACAAAGCAAATTTGCGCTCTACCTCATACTTGCAAATCTGCTATGCCGCTCCAAAATCCTGCGGTACTCGGATGAGAAGCTTGTCTGAGAGATTTCGTAGAATTCAAAACTGCGAAACTTACGACATGTCTGCCATGAACAGGCTTCACTGAATCGCATTTGTGACGGTGGCGGTGTTACGTGTCGAGTCGTCCGTCAATACAAGAAAAACCTCTCTGTGTCTCAGCCACTCTTGGCGCCGATTTGTAGTGTTCCATGTCGCTGCCGGCGTAGCGCAGATTCACGCGCACTATCGTGCTTCTCAGGCGACTGCTCCTCTGGCACCATTCATTGTCCGTGCATAACCGTCAGCAAAAATGCGATGATCTCAATCCTCGTTAGCGCTGAGTTCAGTGAGAAACGAAAAGTCCGTAATCCAACTCAGGACATAACATAGGGAGTGATTGCCCCAGTCGACATCAAAGGCATACTCGGCCTCTTGTAATACGACTGCAGCAGACCTGGTCCGTTCGATAGTTAGACTGGTTAATCCCTACGCACGATTGCGTGATTTGCTGACATAACCCACGTTCAAACGGACACCTTGTCCAAAGCGTTACGGCCGGTCTGACGGATTTTGAGAGCGTCGGCGGAAGAATAAGCGAGGCAATCTTGCACGCCTTAAAATCAATGGCGAACCTGTCAGCAAATCCGCCGCAATCGCTGTGACCCCGATGCATACCGACCGAGAGCGCTATTCATCAATCGAATAGTCCGGCTCAAGCGTCTTATTTAGGCCGACCAAGTATCAATATTTGACAAGCAGGTTTCTCGTCTTTGTATGCATCGTCTCAACGTTCGTGGGCATCTTGACCATCCTGTTAGTTGGTCTACCGGTATAACGTCACTACTTCTCAAGTTCGGACGGCAAACGT
This genomic window from Granulicella sibirica contains:
- a CDS encoding SGNH/GDSL hydrolase family protein is translated as MRHLLPSFAWLLVSAASVCHGQSGGSSGWTGTWSAAPRIEFTTDGIGTAPETIREIVHVSTGGRAVRIRLSNVFGTDTLRIDGVSIAVAAQAGTLKSTPELLTFNGMPQANIAAGKSLTSDSVSLALAPLSDLAVSILVPPETIHVMTVHPKANTTNYTAPGNQLLSLRMREQSSSDAYPFLVAVDVQSEAESYSDAGAIVCLGDSITQGVHSTPNRNEAWPDVLARTLQSRTDMKRIGVLNEGIGGNRIFQNGGGPAALSRFDRDVLHQSNVKFLVLAVGINDIGLGYGPAAQPSATRPTARQIEAAYRDLSQRAHLQGIKVIGATLTPFGRAAYFSEAGEAVRQEVNQWIRTSALNEHIYDSIVDFDQLLDARQNDSRPMLKSRYDSGDGLHPNDSGYELMGREVYNAFMRVDNRP
- a CDS encoding nuclear transport factor 2 family protein, encoding MTRRHTTASISALLVMFVLTSTLRLKAQKATAVDERSITDVVRTLLVALRNEDQTELNSVVTQDFYIFDNGSRFDKDSVMAFMKRLHASGKQIEWNITEPDVHVVGDVAWIAYLNKGTITTGQIKSDQSWLESGFLERKSGKWQLEFMQSTRIPGSVGVPK
- a CDS encoding glycoside hydrolase family 5 protein, which gives rise to MNKQLLRDGKPWVPHGFFQVAFQASPNEQNVPNFETQAQAYYSPQEYTDMANAGADSVRVMLGQTVGDPQNTKLYSESFVNGFIGAVQEARKAGLTVIVGVQDESITQDPNPTDLPNSATQRVWAQLVPAFKNDKGILLELFNEPGTGPDQAVQPSDWQDWVTAMNSTIASVRAEGAKNVVIADGLAHAGILTGAPTLTDSLNQTAYAAHPYTFQESSEEERNEQAFLDNSFGNFAASNPVIITEWGQGYYCGPTNPAFLLFFLNYIQSKGIGLEMSFWDWGGPTAFGGTRYNYPNPVVSMYYDNGSLLTCGTAQRGPGLTINSWYATNVLPSKVL
- a CDS encoding class I SAM-dependent methyltransferase, with product MSFPNPYNDNVLAASYAKLGTENTYNIAYRDVAHLFETYDMSGNALDYGCGAGRSTRFLRSHGFSAIGVDISEAMIAEAREQDAEADYRLIEPGNLQAFRDGQFDLVLSMWPFDTIATAGEKIETLNEISRVLKPDGRSILVASSPELYMREWVSFSTSEFPENKIARDGDKVRVLIKDAGSRRLVEDILCTEANYEAIFQKTTLMLLEKRSPLASVDDRYQCDWISELSNAPWMVFLLQKRADAQ
- a CDS encoding amino acid permease — translated: MWRVKSLDTSLEQSERNPLLRSLGPVQLTLFGVGSTIGTGIFVLTSQAAQEAGPGMIVSFILAAIVCGIATLCYAELAAMAPISGAAYVYVYASFGEFWAWIVGWALVLEYAISASAVAVGWSGYLVGLLEHSALHVVLPVKFTNGPYGGGIINLPAVLLCLVVTLLLVVGTQESARVNAFFVTVKVLALGSFVVMSLPAIKDTNFHPFAPLGVAGITNAAASIFFTFIGFDAVATAAEETRNPQRNLPIGLFGALLVVTLTYLLVAIGAAGTFGAQPMKNIDGVPLLAGSKTLAERCDQLASGSHQSLACSHEGLASILRQLGHPAAAGWLGLAAFIALPSVVMMLIYGQTRIFFVMARDGLIPDRLARTHPRWKTPYVVTLCTGIAVAFASALLPVGRLAAIANSGTLFAFFLVSLAVLRLRYTEPSRNRPFRTPAVWFVASVSCLGCFVLFLFLSREAKLVLPLWSAIGLTIYGLYGVRRSRLVRGGA